Proteins from a single region of Corvus hawaiiensis isolate bCorHaw1 chromosome 6, bCorHaw1.pri.cur, whole genome shotgun sequence:
- the SPATA7 gene encoding spermatogenesis-associated protein 7 isoform X4, translating into MVFHYNRILSAKAAVDCSVPKSRLTSIKFADQQRREKLKKKIARCEEKMSICETVSRSCSRDSGRLLPSSFRKSFLEVEDNLFPCAGQAQYLSRAPSPFGQHGSVRSSPVKHARKCSRNTSRASHSCVCTSRPPSKHSGLSCSHSIDNFVSIGCSQRCQGNNPKVSSGDLLERHSEYFTKSRKPFTPRTLISNAKSLLTEYRYYTPARRKKKNRRKQRVEAQTQTDMISFPSADKVYVRKVMCEHQKIPSKAEAKRYTLDEPERGIDGCQYSVLRETSRHPQKCSPRRTAEAEEEELLYLTFIEDVTNEILRLGLFSNRVLDQLFECYIEENKNRLDEGKMRQMLDVLKSDLGCSQDSDTELIHEDRDSDTELSHEGRDSDTELIHEDRDSDTELIHAGLDSETELIQASREASESLDLQESDTIEELEFTSKGHRLRKATKSEEFLESINLSLQEPNKCESLSFSERSRETQSREDFSEDTTEMMDAGTESDFCGVEFEEHPDTLPTCEAASNLIACDSDLEVNKELDELKENFADTLHISRNYS; encoded by the exons TTGCTGACCAGCAAAgaagagagaaactgaaaaagaagatAGCCAGGTGTGAAGAGAAAATGAGTATCTGTGAAACTGTCTCCCGATCCTGTTCAAGAGACAGCGGAAGGCTGCTGCCATCCTCTTTTAGAAAg agtTTCTTGGAAGTAGAAGACAATctctttccctgtgctgggcaagCACAGTACCTATCAAGAGCACCGTCTCCTTTTGGCCAGCATGGCTCGGTTCGCTCCAGTCCGGTTAAACATGCCAGAAAGTGTTCTCGGAATACATCCAGGGCATCTCACTCATGTGTCTGTACGTCAAGGCCACCAAGTAAACACTCTGGACTTTCATGCAGTCACTCCATTGATAATTTTGTGAGCATTGGTTGTTCCCAGAGGTGTCAAGGAAACAACCCCAAAGTGAGCAGCGGGGATCTTCTAGAGAGGCACTCTGAATACTTTACCAAGAGCCGAAAACCTTTTACTCCACGCACCTTAATATCAAATGCTAAATCTCTCCTGACAGAGTACAGGTATTACACTCCTGCtcgaaggaagaagaaaaatcgCCGCAAGCAGCGTGTGGAAGCTCAAACACAGACTGATATGATCAG CTTTCCATCTGCAGACAAAGTGTATGTGAGAAAAGTTATGTGTGAACACCAGAAGATCCCATCAAAG GCTGAAGCTAAAAGATATACTCTGGATGAGCCTGAGAGAGGAATAGATGGTTGTCAATACTCCGTCCTAAG AGAGACATCACGGCATCCTCAGAAGTGTTCACCAAGGAGGACTGCTGAGGCCGA AGAAGAGGAGCTTTTATATTTAACTTTCATTGAAGATGTAACAAATGAAATTCTTCGACTTGGGTTATTTTCTAACAG GGTTCTGGATCAACTGTTTGAGTGCTatatagaagaaaataagaacCGCTTGGATGAG GGCAAAATGCGCCAGATGTTGGATGTGCTGAAATCAGACCTCGGTTGCAGCCAGGACAGTGACACAGAGCTAATCCATGAAGACCGGGACAGTGACACAGAGCTAAGCCATGAAGGCCGGGACAGTGACACAGAGCTGATCCATGAAGACCGGGACAGTGACACAGAGCTGATCCATGCAGGCCTGGACAGCGAGACAGAGCTGATCCAGGCAAGCCGGGAAGCCTCAGAGTCACTGGATCTGCAGGAGTCTGATACGATAGAAGAGCTCGAGTTTACCAGTAAAGGTCACAGGCTGAGGAAAGCTACAAAAAGTGAAGAATTCCTTGAGAGCATCAACTTGTCATTACAGGAACCAAACAAATGTGAATCACTGTCATTCAGCGAAAGGTCAAGGgagacacagagcagggaggacTTTTCAGAAGATACCACAGAAATGATGGATGCTGGGACAGAGTCTGATTTCTGTGGTGTGGAATTTGAAGAACACCCAGACACTTTACCCACATGTGAGGCAGCTTCAAACTTGATTGCTTGTGACAGTGATTTGGAAGTCAATAAGGAACTTGatgaactgaaagaaaactttGCAGACACCCTTCACATTTCACGTAACTATTCATAA